The Coleofasciculaceae cyanobacterium genome window below encodes:
- a CDS encoding reverse transcriptase domain-containing protein: MNGNSPTGKIFRKYYSVYKEEYLKRLEKKTKTWCHQGLREIPIPKKDGSKQLLKVPTIADRAWQCLVKYALEPAHEATFHALSYGFRPGRGTHDAQRQLFNNLNSRVNGIDKIVLELDIEKCFDRISHKAILDRIIAPNFAISGIRKCLKSGTNPEFPNQGTPQGGVVSPLLANIALNGIEDIGKYNHGTQYRYKSIRYADDMVFILKPYSLLV, translated from the coding sequence ATGAATGGGAATTCACCGACTGGAAAAATCTTCAGAAAGTACTATTCCGTCTACAAAGAAGAATATTTAAAGCGATTAGAGAAAAAGACAAAGACTTGGTGTCATCAAGGCTTAAGAGAGATACCCATCCCAAAAAAGGACGGCTCGAAGCAATTGTTAAAAGTTCCCACTATTGCCGATAGAGCATGGCAATGTCTTGTCAAATATGCTCTAGAACCAGCACACGAAGCAACATTCCACGCACTAAGCTACGGTTTCCGACCAGGAAGAGGCACTCATGATGCCCAAAGACAACTGTTCAACAACCTCAATAGCAGAGTAAATGGAATCGATAAAATAGTCTTAGAACTAGATATTGAAAAATGCTTCGACCGCATAAGCCATAAGGCTATCCTAGATCGGATTATTGCCCCCAATTTTGCCATAAGCGGAATACGCAAATGTCTCAAATCAGGCACTAACCCAGAATTTCCTAATCAAGGAACACCCCAAGGAGGGGTCGTTTCACCATTATTGGCGAATATCGCCTTAAACGGTATAGAAGATATAGGAAAATACAATCACGGTACGCAGTACCGTTACAAAAGCATAAGATATGCGGATGACATGGTTTTTATTTTAAAACCATATAGTTTACTGGTCTAA